A part of Thermoanaerobaculia bacterium genomic DNA contains:
- a CDS encoding phospholipase D-like domain-containing protein has translation MSARPKPPGAARPSSRARPRTRGASAALVTGSIVAGVLLASALYRLRAPRDPNFRVVHGFGVSAPTFVPSALLVPALTAGNRVDFLENGDRIFPSMLEAIRAARSTITFEAYIFWSGRVGSSFRDALAERASHGVTVRVLLDAVGSPARRLNSSDVEAMQRAGCHVAFFHRKKPWSRGAIDHRTHRRILVVDGRVGFTGSVGFVDEWLGDADSREHWRDTQVRLEGPVVTELQAAFQENWSEATGETLAGEALFPRIDAAGPVAAEIVSSSARYAGADVQRLYSVALASSERTIDIANSYFLPDSDAVALMVAARRRGVRVRILVPGKVNDVPATKTAGRAAFGDLLAGGVGIWEYGGTMFHQKSMVVDGLFATLGSANFDNRSFRLNEEDNLVTDDRETAARLEEMFERDLARARPYTLSEWKHRSLGQRMSEWALQPFRSQL, from the coding sequence ATGAGCGCCCGCCCGAAGCCTCCGGGCGCCGCACGCCCGTCGTCCCGTGCTCGCCCGCGGACCCGCGGCGCGTCCGCCGCCCTCGTCACCGGCTCCATCGTCGCCGGCGTCCTGCTCGCCTCCGCGCTCTACCGGCTGCGCGCGCCGCGGGATCCGAACTTCCGGGTCGTTCACGGCTTCGGCGTCTCCGCCCCCACCTTCGTCCCCTCGGCCCTCCTGGTGCCCGCGTTGACGGCGGGTAACCGCGTGGATTTCCTCGAAAACGGCGACCGGATCTTCCCGTCCATGCTCGAGGCGATCCGCGCCGCCCGCTCCACGATCACGTTCGAGGCGTACATCTTCTGGTCCGGCCGGGTCGGTTCGAGCTTCCGCGACGCGCTCGCGGAACGCGCCTCTCACGGCGTGACGGTTCGCGTGCTGCTCGACGCGGTCGGATCCCCGGCGCGCCGGCTGAACTCCTCCGACGTGGAGGCGATGCAGCGCGCCGGCTGCCACGTGGCCTTCTTCCACCGAAAGAAGCCGTGGAGCCGGGGCGCGATCGATCACCGCACGCACCGCCGGATCCTCGTCGTCGATGGGCGCGTCGGATTCACCGGCAGCGTCGGCTTCGTCGACGAATGGCTGGGCGACGCCGACTCCCGGGAGCACTGGCGCGACACCCAGGTGCGCCTCGAGGGACCCGTCGTGACGGAGCTCCAGGCGGCGTTCCAGGAGAACTGGTCGGAGGCGACCGGCGAGACGCTCGCGGGCGAAGCGCTCTTCCCGCGCATCGACGCGGCGGGGCCGGTCGCCGCCGAGATCGTCTCGTCCTCCGCGCGGTATGCCGGAGCCGACGTCCAGAGACTCTACTCGGTCGCCCTCGCATCGTCCGAAAGGACGATCGACATCGCGAATTCCTATTTCCTGCCCGATTCCGACGCCGTCGCGCTCATGGTCGCCGCGCGGCGTCGGGGGGTTCGCGTCCGCATCCTCGTCCCCGGGAAAGTGAACGACGTTCCGGCGACCAAGACCGCCGGCCGCGCGGCCTTCGGAGACCTCCTCGCGGGCGGCGTCGGCATCTGGGAATACGGCGGCACGATGTTCCACCAGAAGTCCATGGTCGTCGACGGGCTGTTCGCCACGCTCGGCTCCGCCAATTTCGACAACAGGTCGTTTCGCCTGAACGAAGAGGACAACCTCGTCACGGACGATCGGGAAACGGCCGCGCGCCTCGAGGAGATGTTCGAGAGGGATCTCGCCCGGGCGCGCCCCTACACGTTGTCGGAGTGGAAACATCGATCGCTCGGGCAGCGGATGTCCGAGTGGGCGCTCCAGCCCTTCCGCTCCCAGCTCTAG